A genomic window from Rhizobium sp. EC-SD404 includes:
- the pmtA gene encoding phospholipid N-methyltransferase PmtA — MVGTLTRKLSKRFDDEIRFFKGWMDGPKAVGSIVPTSAVTSKRMASVVDTTSGLPVLELGPGTGVVTKAILERGISPSQLVCVEYSDDFVSHVQRLFPGVNVIQGDAFDLDTTLGPLADQTFDCVVSGIPLLNFPMPERIALIEDLLGRIPAGRPVVQITYGPRSPVAPGRGNYVVEKLDFVVRNIPPAHLWLYRRPI, encoded by the coding sequence ATGGTCGGCACTTTGACACGCAAGCTGTCCAAGCGCTTCGACGACGAGATCCGGTTTTTCAAAGGCTGGATGGATGGTCCGAAGGCCGTCGGATCGATCGTTCCCACTTCGGCCGTCACCTCCAAGCGCATGGCGAGCGTCGTCGACACGACCTCTGGACTGCCCGTTCTCGAACTCGGCCCTGGCACGGGCGTGGTCACCAAGGCCATCCTCGAACGCGGCATTTCTCCCAGCCAGCTCGTCTGCGTCGAATACTCCGACGATTTCGTCAGCCATGTTCAGCGGCTCTTCCCGGGCGTCAACGTGATCCAGGGCGATGCCTTCGATCTCGACACCACGCTTGGCCCGCTCGCCGATCAGACATTCGATTGCGTCGTGTCCGGCATCCCGCTCCTCAATTTTCCGATGCCCGAGCGCATCGCGCTGATCGAGGACCTTCTCGGCCGCATTCCAGCCGGTCGACCGGTCGTCCAGATCACCTACGGCCCCCGCTCGCCCGTTGCGCCCGGGCGCGGCAACTACGTGGTCGAGAAGCTGGATTTCGTGGTGCGTAACATTCCGCCCGCCCATCTCTGGCTCTACCGCCGCCCGATCTGA
- a CDS encoding NAD(P)H-dependent oxidoreductase — protein MTPKILVFPGSNREGSFNASLAAAAAHVLMAKGADVTRISLADYPLPIMDEDLQKRDGVPENALKLARLIASQDGLFLACPEYNSSIPPLLKNTIDWVSRVSTDAGRPMRAWRGRVVALGSASDGQFAGIRGLYHVRSVLMNVGAQIVTEQCSVSRASTAFTEDGQLGDERNARMLDAACQSLVDHCRAIASR, from the coding sequence ATGACCCCCAAGATCCTCGTTTTCCCCGGCTCCAACCGAGAAGGCTCGTTCAATGCGAGCCTCGCCGCCGCTGCAGCCCACGTCCTGATGGCGAAAGGGGCCGACGTGACGCGCATCTCGCTGGCCGACTATCCCCTTCCGATCATGGACGAAGACCTTCAGAAGCGTGACGGTGTGCCCGAGAACGCGTTGAAGCTCGCTCGGCTCATCGCTTCGCAAGACGGGCTGTTCCTCGCCTGCCCGGAATACAATTCATCGATCCCGCCTCTGTTGAAGAACACGATCGACTGGGTCAGCCGCGTGTCCACTGACGCCGGGCGGCCGATGCGCGCCTGGCGCGGCCGGGTCGTCGCACTCGGCTCGGCATCCGACGGTCAGTTTGCAGGCATTCGCGGCCTTTACCATGTGCGGTCGGTGTTGATGAATGTCGGCGCGCAGATCGTCACTGAGCAGTGCTCGGTCTCGCGGGCTTCCACCGCCTTCACCGAAGACGGTCAGCTTGGCGACGAGCGCAACGCCCGCATGCTGGACGCCGCCTGCCAATCGCTCGTCGATCATTGCCGGGCGATCGCAAGCCGCTAG
- the pyrF gene encoding orotidine-5'-phosphate decarboxylase produces the protein MSGPRTNLSTGPAIADPRDRLIVGLDVPTLRDAEAMVAALGDTVSFYKIGYQLVFAGGLSFARELAASGKSIFLDMKLHDIDNTVAKGVENIAQMGMTMLTVHAYPKVMRAAVHAAKGSGLCILGVTVLTSMDDTDTKEAGYALSPADLVSRRAQQAVDAGMGGIVCSPAEAEAVRAIIGPDMALVTPGIRPLGADAGDQKRITTPADAIRAGSSHLVVARPIIKADDPKAAASAIIAEIAAANRQH, from the coding sequence ATGTCAGGACCCCGCACGAACCTCTCGACCGGCCCGGCCATCGCCGATCCGCGTGACAGGTTGATTGTCGGCCTCGATGTGCCGACGCTTCGAGACGCGGAAGCTATGGTCGCGGCGCTCGGCGACACGGTGTCCTTCTACAAGATCGGCTACCAGCTGGTCTTCGCCGGCGGCCTTTCCTTCGCCAGGGAACTCGCCGCGTCGGGCAAGTCGATCTTCCTCGACATGAAGCTTCACGACATCGACAACACCGTTGCCAAAGGCGTCGAGAACATCGCCCAGATGGGCATGACGATGTTGACCGTGCATGCCTATCCGAAGGTGATGCGCGCCGCCGTGCATGCTGCCAAGGGCTCCGGCCTCTGCATTCTCGGCGTAACGGTGCTGACGTCCATGGACGACACCGACACAAAGGAAGCCGGCTATGCATTGTCGCCGGCAGACCTCGTCAGCCGCCGGGCACAGCAGGCCGTCGACGCCGGTATGGGCGGTATCGTCTGCTCACCCGCGGAAGCAGAAGCCGTGCGTGCCATCATCGGCCCCGACATGGCGCTGGTGACCCCCGGCATCCGGCCACTCGGCGCCGACGCCGGCGACCAGAAGCGGATCACGACGCCGGCCGACGCCATCCGGGCTGGATCGAGCCATCTCGTGGTCGCCCGCCCCATCATCAAGGCAGACGATCCCAAGGCAGCGGCAAGCGCGATCATCGCGGAAATTGCCGCCGCCAACAGGCAGCACTGA
- a CDS encoding DUF1330 domain-containing protein, protein MAKAYWIARVDVRDAERYKDYVSTAKPAFERYGAKFLVRGGDTHVLEGGARARNVIIEFPSVADAKACYESPEYQAAVAIRQEVADADMIVVEGYEG, encoded by the coding sequence ATGGCCAAGGCTTACTGGATTGCACGCGTGGATGTGCGTGATGCTGAGCGCTACAAGGACTACGTTTCGACCGCCAAGCCGGCTTTCGAGCGCTATGGCGCCAAGTTCCTGGTGCGCGGCGGCGATACCCATGTTCTGGAAGGCGGCGCACGCGCTCGCAACGTCATTATCGAGTTTCCTTCCGTCGCCGACGCGAAGGCGTGCTATGAAAGCCCGGAATATCAGGCAGCCGTAGCCATCCGTCAGGAAGTTGCCGATGCTGACATGATCGTCGTCGAAGGCTATGAAGGCTGA
- a CDS encoding complex I NDUFA9 subunit family protein, translated as MTTIMPHPKLVTVFGGNGFVGRHVVRALAKRGYRVRVACRRPDLAGHLQPLGAVGQIMAMQANLRNRPSIDRAVEGADHVINLVGILHETGRNMFDPVQEFGARAVAEAARAAGIPLSHMSAIGADSKYWSDYARTKGKAEEAIREIKPDALIVRPSIIFGPEDNFFNKFADMARLSPFLPLIGGGHTKFQPVYVADVAEVFARHVDGAIEGGRTLELGGPEVLTFRECLETMLKVIQRKRRFITIPWYPASVLGGIFSYVPLITPPFTQDQVTLLKRDNVVSEAAKSEGRTLEGVGIKPTLLEVILPTYLTRFRVQGQFTKPDGPTAQNSN; from the coding sequence ATGACGACGATAATGCCCCATCCCAAGCTGGTTACCGTGTTCGGCGGCAACGGATTCGTCGGGCGGCACGTCGTCAGGGCGCTGGCCAAGCGCGGCTACCGCGTGCGCGTCGCCTGCCGTCGCCCGGATCTTGCCGGCCACCTGCAGCCGCTCGGCGCAGTCGGCCAGATCATGGCCATGCAGGCCAATCTGCGCAATCGCCCGTCGATCGACCGTGCCGTCGAAGGCGCCGATCACGTGATCAATCTGGTCGGCATCCTGCATGAGACCGGCCGCAACATGTTCGATCCCGTACAGGAGTTCGGCGCACGAGCGGTTGCCGAAGCCGCCCGCGCCGCCGGCATTCCTCTGAGTCACATGTCGGCGATCGGCGCGGATTCGAAGTACTGGTCCGACTATGCCCGCACCAAGGGCAAGGCGGAGGAGGCCATTCGCGAGATCAAGCCGGACGCCCTCATCGTCCGCCCGTCGATCATCTTCGGGCCCGAGGACAATTTCTTCAACAAGTTCGCGGATATGGCGCGTCTTTCGCCGTTCCTGCCGCTGATCGGCGGCGGCCATACCAAATTTCAGCCGGTTTACGTCGCGGACGTCGCCGAAGTCTTTGCGCGCCACGTCGACGGCGCGATCGAAGGCGGCCGGACGCTGGAACTCGGCGGCCCGGAAGTGCTGACGTTCCGCGAATGTCTCGAGACGATGCTCAAGGTGATTCAACGCAAGCGCCGCTTCATCACCATCCCCTGGTATCCCGCATCGGTGCTGGGCGGCATCTTCAGCTACGTTCCGCTGATTACGCCCCCCTTCACGCAGGATCAGGTGACGCTTCTGAAGCGCGACAACGTGGTTTCGGAAGCGGCGAAGAGCGAGGGGCGGACGCTCGAGGGCGTCGGCATCAAGCCGACCCTGCTCGAAGTCATCCTGCCGACCTATCTCACCCGCTTCCGCGTCCAGGGCCAGTTCACCAAGCCCGACGGGCCGACGGCGCAGAACAGCAACTAG
- a CDS encoding undecaprenyl-diphosphate phosphatase yields the protein MGEQTIIGALLLGLLEGLTEFIPVSSTGHLLLAGRAIGFSSTGNSFEVLIQVGAILAILTVYFHRLWWLARSLPTSDESRRFVAIVLLGFLPAAGIGFLAHDFIKTVLFETPVVICVSLIVGGFILLWVDRMALTPRYTDVAQFPASLALKIGFFQCLAMVPGTSRSGATIVGALLNGADKRSAAEFSFFLAMPTMAGAFTLDLIKNRDILNADDFTIIAVGFLAAFVSAVVVVRSLLDFVSRHGYAPFAYWRIFVGTVGLAALWWAA from the coding sequence ATGGGTGAACAAACGATTATCGGAGCGCTTCTGCTTGGCCTTTTGGAAGGCCTGACGGAGTTCATTCCCGTATCGTCGACCGGACATCTGCTGCTCGCAGGCCGTGCCATCGGCTTTAGTTCCACGGGCAACAGCTTCGAAGTTCTCATCCAGGTGGGGGCGATCCTCGCTATTCTTACCGTCTACTTCCACCGGCTGTGGTGGCTCGCGCGGTCGCTGCCGACCAGCGACGAATCACGCCGATTCGTCGCAATCGTGCTGCTCGGTTTCCTGCCGGCAGCTGGTATCGGCTTTCTTGCCCATGATTTCATCAAGACCGTCCTGTTCGAGACGCCTGTCGTGATCTGCGTGTCGCTGATCGTCGGCGGCTTCATCCTGTTGTGGGTGGACCGCATGGCATTGACGCCTCGCTACACCGACGTCGCCCAGTTTCCTGCTTCGCTGGCGCTGAAGATCGGCTTTTTCCAATGCCTCGCCATGGTGCCCGGAACGTCGCGCTCGGGCGCCACGATCGTCGGAGCGCTGCTGAACGGCGCCGACAAGCGCTCGGCCGCGGAATTCTCGTTCTTCCTGGCGATGCCGACTATGGCCGGCGCCTTCACGCTGGACCTCATCAAGAACCGCGACATCCTCAATGCCGATGATTTCACCATCATCGCCGTAGGGTTCCTGGCGGCCTTCGTTTCGGCTGTGGTCGTCGTGCGTTCGCTTCTCGACTTCGTATCGCGCCACGGCTATGCGCCTTTCGCTTATTGGCGCATTTTTGTCGGCACGGTTGGCCTGGCCGCCCTCTGGTGGGCGGCCTAG
- a CDS encoding glutathione S-transferase family protein yields the protein MPTLYHHPMSSASRFIRLVLGEYGFEYDLVEEQPWEGRREFLALNPAGTLPVFLDDSMRSLCGAVVISEYLDETHGALKRDRRLLAENSFQRAEIRRLVEWFLVKMEQDVTRHLARERVFKLQMPTAQGGGAPDSKLMRAARGNIRQHMKYLTWLAGSRPWLAGDRLSYGDLAAAASISVLDYLGEIDWSEIPQSKDWYQRIKSRPSFRPLLVDRIRGVTPASHYADLDF from the coding sequence ATGCCGACACTCTACCACCATCCGATGTCGTCCGCTTCCCGGTTCATCCGTCTGGTGCTTGGCGAATACGGTTTCGAGTATGATCTGGTCGAAGAGCAGCCCTGGGAGGGCCGGCGCGAATTTCTTGCGCTCAACCCAGCGGGCACGCTGCCGGTTTTTCTGGACGATTCCATGCGGTCGCTCTGCGGCGCGGTCGTCATTTCCGAATATCTCGACGAAACGCATGGCGCGCTGAAGCGCGACAGGCGGCTTCTGGCCGAAAACAGCTTCCAGCGCGCCGAAATCCGGCGACTGGTGGAATGGTTCCTGGTCAAGATGGAGCAGGACGTGACGCGGCACCTCGCCCGCGAGCGTGTCTTCAAGCTTCAGATGCCGACGGCGCAAGGCGGCGGCGCACCCGATTCGAAGCTGATGCGCGCGGCACGCGGCAACATCCGCCAGCACATGAAATATCTCACCTGGCTCGCCGGGTCCCGGCCATGGCTTGCTGGCGACCGGCTGAGTTACGGAGATCTGGCGGCAGCGGCCTCGATTTCCGTCCTCGATTATCTCGGCGAAATCGACTGGAGCGAAATCCCCCAGTCCAAGGACTGGTACCAGCGCATCAAGTCCAGGCCGTCCTTCCGTCCGCTCCTCGTCGATCGCATCCGCGGAGTCACGCCGGCTTCGCACTACGCGGACCTTGATTTCTGA
- the queG gene encoding tRNA epoxyqueuosine(34) reductase QueG, with protein sequence MASRLANRPSSSSTSDSQATELARIIRQAALAEGFDAVRIVAPDAIESAAGHLASFIADGRHATMDWMADTAERRSDPRVLWPDVRSIIMLAMNYGPEHDPLVNLQFPDRAAISVYAQNRDYHDVIKGKLKTVAQKFASRAGADVKVFVDTAPVMEKPLAEQAGLGWQGKHTNLVSREFGSWLFLGSIFTTAALIPDAPENDHCGSCRACLDICPTNAFPAPYQLDARRCISYLTIEHKETIPEAFRKAIGNRIYGCDDCLAVCPWNKFAETAREAKLQARDDLKAPTIADLLSLDDGTFRQHFAGSPIKRIGRDRFIRNVLIAAGNSGLAELSAHCGPLLADPSPLVRAMAVWATAELDDAETLRHKAGRHIESEADPVVRAEWARALERRTLQETI encoded by the coding sequence ATGGCATCGCGCTTGGCCAATCGGCCATCGTCAAGCAGCACGAGTGACAGTCAGGCGACCGAGCTTGCTCGTATCATCCGCCAGGCCGCGCTTGCGGAAGGCTTCGACGCCGTGCGGATCGTTGCGCCCGACGCCATCGAAAGCGCTGCCGGGCATCTCGCCAGCTTCATTGCGGATGGCCGCCACGCGACCATGGACTGGATGGCGGACACCGCAGAGCGGCGCAGCGACCCCCGTGTCCTCTGGCCGGACGTGCGCTCCATCATCATGCTCGCGATGAACTACGGTCCCGAGCATGACCCTCTCGTCAATCTCCAATTCCCGGACCGCGCGGCGATTTCGGTCTATGCGCAGAACCGCGACTATCACGACGTCATCAAGGGCAAGCTGAAGACGGTCGCGCAGAAATTCGCCTCGCGCGCCGGCGCCGACGTCAAGGTCTTCGTCGATACCGCACCGGTCATGGAAAAGCCGCTCGCCGAGCAGGCGGGCCTCGGCTGGCAGGGCAAACACACCAATCTCGTCAGTCGCGAATTCGGATCCTGGCTGTTCCTCGGATCGATCTTCACGACCGCCGCACTCATTCCCGACGCGCCTGAGAATGATCACTGCGGCTCCTGCCGCGCCTGTCTCGACATCTGCCCGACCAACGCCTTTCCCGCGCCCTATCAGCTCGATGCGCGCCGATGCATCTCCTACCTGACCATCGAGCACAAGGAGACGATCCCCGAGGCGTTCCGCAAGGCGATCGGCAACCGCATCTATGGCTGCGACGATTGCCTGGCCGTCTGCCCGTGGAACAAGTTCGCGGAAACCGCGCGCGAAGCGAAGCTCCAGGCGCGGGACGATCTCAAGGCGCCGACCATCGCCGATCTGCTATCGCTGGATGACGGCACCTTTCGCCAGCACTTCGCCGGCTCACCGATCAAGCGCATCGGTCGAGACCGTTTTATCCGGAACGTGTTGATCGCAGCCGGCAACAGCGGCCTTGCCGAACTGTCGGCACATTGCGGCCCACTTCTCGCCGATCCGTCGCCTCTGGTCAGGGCTATGGCTGTGTGGGCCACGGCCGAGCTCGATGACGCGGAGACGCTGCGTCACAAGGCCGGACGCCATATCGAATCGGAAGCCGATCCCGTCGTGCGCGCTGAATGGGCGCGCGCGCTTGAACGGCGGACATTGCAGGAGACTATCTGA
- a CDS encoding SDR family oxidoreductase translates to MKPRLLIFGAGYSGRSIAKALEGRADWIGGTTRSDGKFEALRSSGMEPFRFDGTALSDELAATMQTTTHLVQSIAPGEMGDPLLGLIGNDLKTHFPALRWVGYLSTVGVYGDHEGSWVDEASDCHPVSDRSIMRLTAETAWRDAGASAHLPVAILRLSGIYGPGRNAILNLRNGTAKRLIKPGQVFNRIHVEDIAGATRHLMAHEAAGIFNVTDDEPAPPQDVVSFAAELLGVQPPPEQDFETAELSSMARSFYGENKRVSNVRLKETGYQFHYPEYRVALRSLANTERSTGNPLPAQ, encoded by the coding sequence ATGAAACCCCGCTTGCTCATTTTTGGCGCCGGCTATTCCGGCCGTTCCATCGCAAAGGCTCTCGAAGGACGCGCGGACTGGATCGGCGGCACGACCCGCAGCGACGGGAAGTTCGAAGCGCTGCGCTCGTCCGGCATGGAACCCTTTCGGTTCGACGGCACGGCGCTTTCCGACGAGCTTGCGGCAACGATGCAGACGACGACGCATCTCGTGCAGTCGATCGCACCAGGCGAGATGGGCGATCCGCTGCTCGGCCTGATCGGCAACGATCTCAAGACCCATTTCCCGGCGCTGCGCTGGGTCGGGTATTTGTCGACGGTCGGCGTCTACGGAGACCACGAAGGCTCATGGGTGGACGAAGCTTCCGACTGCCATCCGGTGTCGGATCGATCGATCATGCGGCTGACTGCGGAAACCGCCTGGCGGGACGCGGGTGCAAGCGCCCATCTGCCGGTGGCCATCCTTCGCCTCTCTGGTATCTACGGGCCGGGCCGCAACGCCATCCTCAACCTCAGGAACGGAACAGCCAAGCGCCTGATCAAGCCGGGCCAGGTGTTCAACCGCATCCATGTCGAAGACATCGCCGGCGCGACGCGCCATCTGATGGCCCATGAGGCCGCCGGAATCTTCAATGTGACCGATGATGAACCGGCGCCGCCGCAGGATGTCGTGTCGTTTGCTGCCGAATTGCTGGGCGTGCAGCCACCGCCGGAACAAGATTTCGAGACTGCGGAACTTTCTTCCATGGCGCGGAGTTTCTACGGCGAGAACAAGCGCGTTTCGAACGTGCGATTGAAGGAAACTGGCTATCAGTTTCACTATCCGGAATACCGGGTCGCGCTTCGTTCCTTAGCAAATACGGAAAGATCGACCGGCAACCCTTTGCCGGCACAGTAA
- a CDS encoding septal ring lytic transglycosylase RlpA family protein: MKFLKVSAAVAAIAAIAPILPPSSGNIAQAQEQCGRASWYALTSMTASGEQMDPGKLTAAHRNLSFGTKVRVINQNNGRSVVVRINDRGPFIKNRVIDVSRAAASELGFVSAGVTSICYQIISS; encoded by the coding sequence ATGAAATTTCTAAAGGTTTCGGCCGCAGTAGCCGCTATTGCTGCGATCGCACCCATCCTGCCGCCATCGTCGGGGAACATCGCTCAGGCGCAGGAACAATGCGGGCGGGCCTCTTGGTACGCACTGACGTCCATGACCGCTTCGGGCGAACAGATGGATCCAGGCAAGCTGACCGCCGCCCATCGCAATTTGAGCTTCGGCACCAAGGTCCGCGTGATCAATCAAAACAATGGCCGTTCGGTCGTCGTACGCATCAACGACCGCGGTCCTTTCATCAAGAACCGGGTCATCGACGTTTCCCGTGCGGCTGCCAGCGAACTCGGCTTCGTCAGCGCCGGCGTGACCAGCATCTGCTACCAGATCATCAGCAGCTGA
- a CDS encoding ABC transporter ATP-binding protein, translating to MSGGAPLLAVRDLSLSIGGTPILQDVNFEIPHGSIFGLVGESGSGKSLTAMSAMRLLPAGAQLSGSIKLAGRELVGLPEETMCHLRGNEIGMIFQEPMTALNPLHTIGQQVAETIRIHTDRSRKDALDTARATLARVGLPSDRFPLDRYPHELSGGQRQRVGIAIAIALKPKLLIADEPTTALDVTTQAQILHLLKQLVVEDGIGVMLITHDLAVVADIADRIGVMEAGRIVECAATEDLFRRMDHPYTQRLLAASRHAPARRPYVPEQGDIPLLKVDNLVRDYVPNSLFAGSAKVVRAVDDVSFAIFPGENVGLVGESGCGKSTLARALLGLEVLQGGQITLRGKPFAQAGKPPAADQRRLIQVVFQDPYGSFNPRHRVDRLVAEPLHLLSEKPSEVERRRKVGAVLEAVGLAADAGKRFIHEFSGGQRQRIAVARALIVEPKLVILDEAVSALDVSIRAQILDLLAELSSRLSVSYLFISHDLSVVRAITDRVMVMKDGRIVEEGATNDVFAMPKHAYTAELLAAAPDLDAALAARGVELARSSV from the coding sequence ATGAGTGGCGGTGCACCCCTGCTGGCCGTCCGCGATCTCAGCCTCTCGATCGGCGGCACACCCATCCTCCAAGATGTGAACTTCGAGATCCCGCACGGATCGATCTTCGGCCTTGTCGGTGAATCCGGGTCCGGCAAGTCGCTCACAGCCATGAGCGCCATGCGCCTCCTGCCGGCCGGCGCTCAGCTCTCGGGCAGCATCAAACTGGCCGGACGCGAACTGGTCGGGCTGCCCGAAGAAACGATGTGCCATCTGCGCGGCAATGAGATCGGCATGATCTTCCAGGAGCCGATGACGGCGCTCAATCCGCTGCACACCATCGGCCAGCAGGTGGCCGAAACGATCCGCATCCACACGGATCGAAGCCGCAAGGATGCGCTCGATACCGCGCGCGCGACGCTGGCGCGCGTTGGGTTGCCGAGCGACCGTTTCCCGCTCGACCGCTATCCGCATGAATTGTCCGGCGGCCAGCGCCAGCGCGTCGGGATCGCCATCGCCATTGCGCTGAAGCCCAAGCTCCTGATCGCGGACGAACCGACGACGGCGCTCGACGTGACGACGCAGGCGCAGATTCTGCACCTTCTTAAACAGTTGGTGGTCGAAGACGGGATCGGCGTCATGCTGATCACCCATGATCTGGCGGTCGTTGCAGACATAGCGGATCGGATCGGCGTGATGGAGGCGGGTCGGATCGTCGAATGCGCTGCGACCGAAGATCTCTTCAGGCGCATGGATCATCCCTATACGCAGCGCCTTCTCGCCGCCTCGCGCCATGCGCCGGCACGCCGGCCCTATGTGCCGGAACAGGGCGACATTCCGCTGCTGAAGGTCGACAATCTGGTGCGCGACTACGTACCGAATTCCCTGTTCGCGGGCAGTGCCAAGGTCGTGCGAGCCGTCGACGATGTGAGCTTCGCCATCTTCCCGGGCGAAAATGTCGGGTTGGTGGGCGAGTCTGGCTGTGGGAAATCGACGCTGGCGCGTGCTCTTCTCGGCCTGGAAGTGCTGCAGGGCGGCCAGATCACGTTGCGCGGCAAACCCTTCGCCCAGGCGGGAAAGCCACCCGCGGCCGATCAGCGGCGGTTGATCCAGGTAGTTTTCCAGGATCCCTACGGGTCCTTCAATCCACGCCATCGCGTGGATCGGCTCGTTGCCGAGCCGCTACATCTTTTGAGCGAGAAACCGTCAGAGGTTGAGAGGCGCCGCAAAGTCGGTGCCGTGCTCGAAGCTGTGGGGCTGGCAGCCGACGCAGGCAAGCGCTTCATCCACGAATTCTCGGGCGGCCAGCGTCAACGCATTGCGGTTGCGCGCGCACTGATCGTCGAGCCGAAGCTCGTCATTCTGGACGAAGCGGTCTCTGCACTGGACGTATCGATCCGCGCCCAGATCCTGGATCTGCTGGCCGAGCTTTCTAGCCGGCTATCGGTTTCCTACCTGTTCATCTCGCACGATCTGTCCGTCGTGCGCGCGATCACCGATAGGGTGATGGTGATGAAAGACGGGCGGATCGTCGAGGAAGGCGCGACGAACGACGTGTTCGCGATGCCCAAGCATGCCTACACGGCAGAACTTCTGGCGGCTGCGCCGGACCTCGACGCGGCATTGGCAGCCCGAGGCGTCGAACTGGCACGGTCGTCCGTCTGA
- a CDS encoding ABC transporter permease — MSAASSHRTRRFLRNPSFLIGAILTAIFVILALVSLVWTPADIARLNVSARLLPPSPQNWLGTDHYGRDLLSMIMVGARTSIAVALIAVGVGMVIGVPLGMWAAARRGGWIDELIMRFNDLVFAFPALLLAIMITAVFGPGAVNAIVAIGIFNIPVFARLSRAGALSLWTRDFIMAARVAGKGAVRISLEHILPNIANLLIVQATIQFSLGILAEAGLSYVGLGAQPPLASWGRMLADSQTMIALAPQLAVIPGLAIVLTVLGLNLLGDGLRDLTDPRMEAVRR, encoded by the coding sequence ATCCTGACGGCGATCTTCGTCATCCTGGCGCTCGTCTCGCTCGTCTGGACGCCCGCCGACATCGCGCGGCTCAACGTTTCAGCCCGTCTCCTGCCGCCATCGCCCCAGAACTGGCTCGGCACCGATCATTATGGCCGCGACCTCCTGTCGATGATCATGGTGGGCGCCCGAACCTCCATCGCCGTGGCGCTGATCGCGGTCGGCGTCGGCATGGTGATCGGGGTGCCGCTCGGCATGTGGGCGGCGGCACGGCGCGGTGGGTGGATCGACGAGCTCATCATGCGGTTCAACGATCTGGTCTTCGCCTTCCCAGCGCTGCTGCTCGCCATCATGATCACCGCCGTTTTCGGGCCGGGCGCCGTCAATGCGATCGTGGCGATCGGCATCTTCAACATCCCCGTCTTCGCGCGGTTGTCGCGGGCGGGCGCTCTGTCGCTTTGGACGCGGGATTTCATCATGGCGGCGCGGGTCGCCGGCAAGGGCGCGGTCCGCATCTCTCTCGAGCATATCCTGCCCAACATCGCGAACCTTCTGATCGTCCAGGCGACGATCCAGTTTTCCTTGGGCATCCTGGCCGAAGCGGGTCTGTCCTATGTTGGTCTCGGCGCCCAGCCGCCGCTCGCCAGCTGGGGCCGGATGCTTGCCGACTCCCAGACGATGATCGCGTTGGCGCCACAACTGGCCGTGATCCCGGGGCTGGCGATCGTGCTGACCGTGCTCGGCCTCAACCTGCTCGGCGATGGCCTGCGTGATCTCACCGATCCGCGCATGGAAGCGGTGAGGCGCTGA